AAGCCCAGTGGGCTATTATAAGCCCATACatgatatatcatttttttaacatcatcaCTCGATTTGtttaaagacaaaaccaaaacctgatctcaaaaactctttttaatTTCAGTTTGGTCTTTtcgtatcttcttcttccacgtaatcaaaaattacaaagagagagagagagagatctttgAAAGCAAGAAATTCTAATCCATGGAATCATCTCCTTCGTTCCTTgacaatctcttcttcttcttcctcatacGTCCGCTTCTGGCGATCTCATTCGTCATCTGCTTCATCGCTCTTTGTACTTTCTCTCCTCAAACCTGAAGTTTAGATCTTTAGGGCTCTTTGAtcttaatttgaaaatttgactttgtttttgctttgggGTTTTGCAGGGTGGTTTCTAGCATGGAAGCTTGTATTAAGCCATGTTCCTCTAGTACAAGAGATCTTTGGCTTGAGGAAGAAAACCTTTATACCAAAACCTGAATCTCGTGGTCGAATCGCCAAATTCTACAAAAGTATCAGTTCTCAGAATCCTGTTCCCCAATGGTAATTACTCTTTGAATCATGTTCCCCAATTGAGCCATATTCATCTTATTTACTTGGTCTTATGGACTCATTTTTTCTCAGAAATCGCAAGCTCCGAGGTTTATAGAAGCTTCGATGATCCGAAAACCGAACGAGTAAGAGGATATTCAATGTCACAATCCAGAAAGATTCAAGTTACAGTTTTAGTCACTAAAAGAGTTCTGTTATGTTGTTGACTCTTTTATGGTGGGGGATGTGTGCAATGTAGTGTAACAACTTGTGTAGTGTGAAGTATTTCAAGCCCAAATCTTGAATCACTGTTTCCTTGTTGTTGTGTGAGAGATGCTTTGATTCATGAATCTGGtgataaaaaaatgatgttttcaCCATCACATACTACAAGAAAGAACATGAACCAAAGTCATATAAATCGTAAAACATGAATCATAAACTCTGAAGCCAAAGAACTTTCTCATTAGACATTGTTGCAATTTTGGTATCCCTTTGATAGGTGAATAAAAAATGGACATTAGCACAAGACATTGAAACTTTTACCCGACATCGAACTCAAGCAGAAGGTGTTATTTCCTCAGCAGCTGAAGGAGTCTTCTTGTTGACGGGTCCTAAAGAAACTTTAACCTTTGCTGGTCTCAGAACACGATCTCCTAGAACAAATCCCTTGTTCAGCTCCTCGGTTATTATCCCTGCTTTAACCGCCTCAGATTCTTCCCGTGAAATAGCCTCGTGCAACTACAACAAAAAAGGGTATTACCAAGTCACTCAAAACCctccaaaaaactaacattACTTCTCTTATCATCACTCATTCGCACTCATCTTAATCATGTAACCAAGTTGTCTGAATATAAATCCTTCTACTACATTTCGCAAACACAATGACTGACTCTGTTATCAATTCCATGTGGATAAGCGCCTTCCTAGTGATGCAACAAAGAGCTTTGacttaaacaaaacaacaaacattaCTCTTATTATCATTACTCACTAAGCACAGACGAATCATGTAACCAAATTAGAATAATCTAAAGCTTCCTACAACATTTTGCAAACAAAATCACTAACTATTTCTACACTAGATAAGCCCCTACTTAGTGATTACTCCTCTTATCATCTCACTCACTAGCCTCAGATTCTTCTCGCGAGGTAGCCTCATGAAACTACAACAATAAAGGGTATTTGCTAAAGTCACCCAGAacaccaaaacaacaaacgTTTTTCATCTAAAAACACACTTTAA
This sequence is a window from Arabidopsis thaliana chromosome 1 sequence. Protein-coding genes within it:
- a CDS encoding uncharacterized protein (unknown protein; LOCATED IN: endomembrane system; EXPRESSED IN: 23 plant structures; EXPRESSED DURING: 15 growth stages; Has 14 Blast hits to 14 proteins in 6 species: Archae - 0; Bacteria - 0; Metazoa - 0; Fungi - 0; Plants - 14; Viruses - 0; Other Eukaryotes - 0 (source: NCBI BLink).), with translation MESSPSFLDNLFFFFLIRPLLAISFVICFIALWWFLAWKLVLSHVPLVQEIFGLRKKTFIPKPESRGRIAKFYKSISSQNPVPQ